Genomic segment of Syntrophorhabdaceae bacterium:
AAGCCCTAACGGATGGAAGGGCCACTCGGGCCTCATCGGCGCATATCTCGGCAATCAGCTTAGGATGAAAGGGGTGACTGTTGAGATAGGGTCCCTGCACGCTGCTTTTAGTTCCGAGACGAAAATGCAGGAGGTGGCAAATGCCGCCCAATCGGCCGACCAAATCGTACTGACCGTTCCTCTGTATGAGGATCAGCTTCCTGCGCCTGTAATTCATGCACTGGCTGGCATTGCCGGCTTGCTGCGGAATTCACCGGGAACAAAGCTTCCCCGCCTCGCCGTACTTGTCAACTCCGGTTTTCCCGAGGCGGTGCACAATGACGTTGCCCTTGCCATCTACCGGCAATTCGCTGTCACGAACGGCTGGGAGTGGGCCGGGGGACTGGAGATACCCGGAGGTGGGATGCTGGATGGAAAATCCCTCGAGAGCCTGGGACCGAGATCGCGCCGCATTCAGCAGGCGCTCGACCTTACGGCGGTCGCCCTCGCGTCAGGAGCTCCGGTTCCTGCTCGAGCCTTCGAGAAGGCACGTCGGCCATCTATTCCTGCCGGGCTCTATCGTTTCATGGCAAACTGCGGGTTCCGCTGGCATGCCAGAGGTACTTCACTTAAAGCTCAGCCTCTCAACGTAGAGACAGCGTCTCACGTGCAATGAGACCGCACAACATGAGGAGGGCCATCCCATGAAACGCGTTATGTTAATAGTTGTGATCGTGCTTATCGTCATCGCAACCGGTATGTTGATTTTAAGACGACAATTTTCAACACCATCATTTACTGATTTGAATCAGGAAATGCAGTACCTGCTTTCTGATTTGGTGAAAAACGACAAGACGGTCAAGAATTGCGTTTTGTCGGTTGTGACAGGCGATGGCTCCTTTTCCTTTTCAGGAGCGGCCGGTACTGCGAGCCAGGGCGGCCAGGTACCCATGACCAGGGGTACCCCCATTCACCTTGCGAGCATTACGAAGTTGTATACAGCCACCGTAATCATGCGATTATATGAGAAGGGATTGCTCTCGTTAGATGATACGATGTCACGATATCTCCCGGAAGAACTTATTAAGGGTATTCACGTATATAAAGGGAAGGACTATTCGCAAGAGATTACTATCAGGCAACTTTTGTCCCATACTTCAGGCATCGCAGATTACTATATGCAAAAGCCGAAAGGAGGGAAAAGCGTTTTCGAGTTACTCCTGGAAAATCCCGAACGTACATGGACGACCGATGAGACTATCGAATGGGCGAGAGACAAGCTGGAACCTAATTTCCGACCTGGTACGAATGCCTCGTATTCTGATACCAATTTCGCCCTGCTGGGAAAAATCATCGATGCCATAACCGGCGAGCCGCGTCACACCGTTTACGAGGACCTCATATTCCGTCCTTTGGGCCTCACGCACACCTGGCTGGTGGATAGTTCTGCGCCTCACCTCCCTGAGCCTTTCGCTCCGGCCGACGTATTCTATAAAAACAGAAACATCGCCAATATGCGCTCAAATGGGGCCTATTGGCCATATGTCGTTTCCACGGCGGAGGAAATGATCGTTTTCTTAAAAGCCCTCAATGACGGGCGACTTGTTCGAAAGGAAACGTTGAAATTGATGCACGACTGGCACAGGTTACAATTTCCTCTTCAGTATGGGTTCGGGACGATGTACTTTAAACTGCCTCCTCTGATGACGAGACTAACGCAACTCTCACCGTTATGGGGCCACTCAGGTTCTGCAGGCTCATTCCTTTACTACTCCCAGGACCTGGATCTATACCTTGCCGGAACTATCGATCAGGTGGATTCAAAGATAAAGCCGTTTGTGCTGATGATGAAGGTGGTGAGAGCTTTTCGGTCAAGAAGGTAATTTTGATCATATCGAAACGAGATCTTTCCACAAGGGTGATTCCTTCCCCTTAAGGAAATGGTTGCCCGACCTCTATTGTTTGATTGTACTGAACGAAATCAATTCTTGTATCAGTGTTGTAGTTTTCTCCTGGTAATCCGCACTTCTTCTCAGAGAGTCCAACACTCACTTCGCAGGTACAATCGCCAATTTTCAATAGAAGTTCATTTTGAAAAATTGATGCGGGGCAATTCTATTCAGTCCTTCCTGAAATCGAGCGTTTGATATTTCCATCCTTGGGGTAACATTACACGTGGTAATCGGTTTCCAAATAATGTATATTGGTTCATTGCTCTGTATCCCCGGCAGACAACGAGAGGTGAACAGGATCATGAGAAACCCATCCAAATCAAGTCCGAACGCGGCCGGCTTCCTGACAGAACCTTTCCTGTTTGTGCTGATACTCCTTGTGGCCTTTGTTCTCGTTTTTGGCTCGGCCTGTCTGGTCGCTTATCATTCATACAGAAATGCGGTCCATTATGCCATCCAGTCGGACGAAACGCGGGCCAAGCTCATCGGCGGTATAGTTCTGGAACATCACAAGGCTGCCCTTGGGATCGTTCAGTCGTATGCCAGCCGTCCGTTGCTCGTTGACGCGGTCAGGAAGAAGGACTTTAAGAAAGCCCTCTTCCATCTTACCTCTCTATCAACGAACAATCCAGAGTTCGCGACGTCATGGATCTCCAACCCCGACAGCACGGCATGGGTCAATTTCCCGGTTGATACACGAAGTTATGGCCGGGATCTCACCCAAAGAGACTGGTATAAGGGCGTGAGCGAGGATTGGAGACCCTATGTTTCTGACATCTACAAGCTCATCACCCAGGAACAGGGCCTCGCCGTATCACTTTGCGTTCCCATCTATGACGAAAAGAACAAGGTCATAGGTATATTCGGCTCAAGCATGACCACAAAATTCTATAACGACCTTGTGAGACATGTCGGTCTCGGTATGGATGCCAACGTAACCCTGGTTGATCGGGCAGGACATATCATTTATGGCGATCGATATCCCGGCAGCAAGGATGTCGTTCTTTACCCGCTCTTCGATACTGTCAAAAAAACGATGGCGCAAACAGGGGGCACTATCGAGGTTCGGGACATCTCTGACCGGAGCCAGATTGAATATGTTTCCCTTGCACCCGTTGAAGAGATCGGGTGGTCGGTTATCGTTGAGAGAACGAAAAGTGGCATCGTTCGCTTAATACTCAGAGAACTTATCCAGATTGGAGTCATCTCTCTTCTGATATTCATGCTGGCCGTCTTTCTCGCGGTAAACTGGATGAACAAACGCAAACAGATAAAAACGCTGAAGGAACAATCCGATATTTTGCGGGAACAGGCGCTTCTGCTCGATCTCTCGCACGACGCCATCCTCGTAAGGGACCCTGAGAGCAGGATTGTCTTCTGGAATCGCGGGGCCGAAGAAACCTACGGCTGGACACGCGAAGAGGCCCTGGGGAATATCACGCACATCTTTCTCAAGACCGTCTTTCCCATATCTTTCGATGTGCATATGAAGGAACTGAATCGTGAAGGCCGTTGGGAGGGGGAACTCATCCATACAAGGAAGGGTGGTTCTCGGCTCACTGTCCTCAGCAGGCAAGTGCTCCAATTGGATGAGACAGGCAAACCCATAGGTATCCTGGAGATCAACATCGATATCACCGACCGCAAGCGGGCGGAAATCGCGTTACTCGCAAGCGAACAGCGCTGGGCCACCACCCTGGCAAGCATCGGTGATGCGGTTATCTCCACGGACACGTCAGGCAGTGTCACATACATGAACGCCACAGCAGAGGCCTTAACGGGCTGGACACTCGATGATGCATTGCAGAAGGCTATAACGGAGGTCTTCCATATCATCAACGAGGAAACGCGTCTTGAAGTCGAGAACCCAATCAGCAAGGTACTCCGGGAAGGAATGATTGTCGGCCTCGCGAACCACACCCTCCTTGTGAAAAAAGATGGAACAGAGATCCCCATCGATGATAGCGGTGCACCTATCCGGGACAAAGAGGGCAGGACTCAAGGCGTAGTCCTTATTTTCCGGGACATCACCGAACGCAAGCAGGCAGAGCAGGCTCTCCGGCGTGAGATAGATGAACGCAG
This window contains:
- a CDS encoding serine hydrolase domain-containing protein; translation: MKRVMLIVVIVLIVIATGMLILRRQFSTPSFTDLNQEMQYLLSDLVKNDKTVKNCVLSVVTGDGSFSFSGAAGTASQGGQVPMTRGTPIHLASITKLYTATVIMRLYEKGLLSLDDTMSRYLPEELIKGIHVYKGKDYSQEITIRQLLSHTSGIADYYMQKPKGGKSVFELLLENPERTWTTDETIEWARDKLEPNFRPGTNASYSDTNFALLGKIIDAITGEPRHTVYEDLIFRPLGLTHTWLVDSSAPHLPEPFAPADVFYKNRNIANMRSNGAYWPYVVSTAEEMIVFLKALNDGRLVRKETLKLMHDWHRLQFPLQYGFGTMYFKLPPLMTRLTQLSPLWGHSGSAGSFLYYSQDLDLYLAGTIDQVDSKIKPFVLMMKVVRAFRSRR
- a CDS encoding PAS domain S-box protein; this translates as MRNPSKSSPNAAGFLTEPFLFVLILLVAFVLVFGSACLVAYHSYRNAVHYAIQSDETRAKLIGGIVLEHHKAALGIVQSYASRPLLVDAVRKKDFKKALFHLTSLSTNNPEFATSWISNPDSTAWVNFPVDTRSYGRDLTQRDWYKGVSEDWRPYVSDIYKLITQEQGLAVSLCVPIYDEKNKVIGIFGSSMTTKFYNDLVRHVGLGMDANVTLVDRAGHIIYGDRYPGSKDVVLYPLFDTVKKTMAQTGGTIEVRDISDRSQIEYVSLAPVEEIGWSVIVERTKSGIVRLILRELIQIGVISLLIFMLAVFLAVNWMNKRKQIKTLKEQSDILREQALLLDLSHDAILVRDPESRIVFWNRGAEETYGWTREEALGNITHIFLKTVFPISFDVHMKELNREGRWEGELIHTRKGGSRLTVLSRQVLQLDETGKPIGILEINIDITDRKRAEIALLASEQRWATTLASIGDAVISTDTSGSVTYMNATAEALTGWTLDDALQKAITEVFHIINEETRLEVENPISKVLREGMIVGLANHTLLVKKDGTEIPIDDSGAPIRDKEGRTQGVVLIFRDITERKQAEQALRREIDERRQTEDQLRQSQKMEAVGTLTGGIAHDFNNILAAILGFTEMALEDAADRPEVGRSLQNVLKSAMRARELVKQILAFSRKTNYERSPLSLTSLMKETVQFLRASIPSTISIDLATTASSDTILAAPVEVQQIIMNLATNASLAMQEKGGTLEITLSDIDFTPESPVLELGVMPGEYVQLTVKDTGIGMTPDVMKRVFEPFFTTREVGKGTGMGLAVVYGIVKDLQGTITVESEPGAGSTFRVLLPKVKASPLNDEIRTVQAARGTEHILFIDDEPMLTEWGKTTLTRLGYTVTAVTDSKDALNIFFSDPSVFDLIITDHTMPGITGVRFAKELLKIKPDIPIILCTGHSETVSPEIAKEAGIREYLMKPLAKEELAQAIRRVLDAKKEE